AAAGAAGCGACCCAATTCATCAGATGGCAGTGAGTGATTTTGGTTCTTCAAATTGAACTCCTTGCCACTGTTTTAAAGTATTTTTCTAATTTACTGGAAGATGAAAAATTACTCATTGATTGTTATACGCTTGTCATTGATTGATTCTCTGTTTTGTTCTTTAATGTTAGGAGAAGAGCCAATGAGGAAAATGCCAGTGTCCAAATTTGGTTCCAGACCACGATTTGAGCCTGTGCACTTTGTTAgtggtggcagcagtggcagGTCTGGCAATGATGAGAAGGAGAATGACAAGGAGCGCCGTAGGAGTGAGGTGAACAGTGTGAGACAGTGGGACTCAGACTCTGACCGTCCCTCTTATGGCAGCAACCGAGCTCCAGACTCCTCTGCAGCTAGGCCTGCGTTCGACAGAGTTTCATCATACGGTTCTTCTGACTCTTGgcgggatagagaaagagatagagacataccctCAGGTAGTACAAGTGGTTTAGGTCATGGAAGCCAAGGATCCGCCTCAAATTATATGACTAAAATGCAGCAGGACTACTCGGCCAGATATGAGTTCCACAGCACTAGGCATCCGGACACATACGCTCAGGCCCCTAGATTTGATGGATATGGAGGGGGCAGTCGATCAGGGGGCTGGGGGGATTCAGGACGCCAAGGCCTTGGCTTCAGGCAGCAGGACAGACCCACATCCAGCAGACCATTCAGCAGAGTCTACAGCAGCCCAGGGAGGAGCAGCCCCTCATCTGTCTCTGGGTCTTCTTCACAACCCATCCCCATATCTCAAGCCGTGCTGGATGAAAAGCAAAGGCTGATCAATAGTGTGGCATCTGCCATAGCTGTCACTTTAAGAGACCCTGCGTTCATGTGTGGAGCTGAATCTCCTAACTACAATTTCATGCTGAGCCGTAGCATCCAGGCCTGTAAAACCAATCCGGAGTATGTCTATGTCAACCTCAAGGATATCCCTCCAGCAGACCTACCCAAGAACAGGAAAGTACCGACTGATGGCTATGCCTGTGAGCTGAGATGCCAGTGTGTTTACCTTGCTACTGGCTACTCTGGCAGCAAAAACGGGGCCAGGGACCGTGCTTCTGAGCAGGCTATGAAGCTTTTCTTTAAACTGGTGGAGGTCCGTGTAGTGCAGCGCAAATTCAAACACTTCTTGGTCAATGATATTGTGGTCTGCCAAACGCACTGCCCTACCCCTGCGTTTCTACCGGCACTGCGTAACCCAGAGGACAAGCCTACGCCTAGCTCCAAGGGTCAATACGAGCCTGACAAACGCAAGCACTGGACAGATTTTGTCGTTGTTGACAacgctcatgatgccatctgcaTTCTTAACAACTCTGCCGCCTTCAACCGCATGAAGATTGACTACAAGTTCGACGTGGTCCCCAACAGCAGTGCATGGCAATGTAGCGTGTACTTGCAGGATGCACTGGTGGCACAGGCCAGGGGAAGTAAGAAGACGTCTAAACATACAGCAGCTGAAGAGGCAGTGAGGAAACTACGCATGAACCAGGCAGCccggcagcagcaacaacaaccacagcagttCTCTCGAGGGAACCATCACTCTGACCCGTCGGGTGGTCGTTTCGGTAACCAGGGTGGTAGGAAGAAACACTTGAGCGAACTGGTCATCCTGGAGAACTCGGACAATGCCATCTGCATCATCAATGACACTGCCCAGTTCAACAAGGTATCTGCCGATTACAAGTTCACAGTGCTACCAGACCACCGCTGGAGGTGTGAGGTGTTCCTGGAGGGTCAATACGTAGCGGCAGGCATCGGACCCAAGAAAACGGTGAAGCACATTGCAGCAGAGGAGGCCCTGGCCACACTCCGGCAAACACAGGCTGTGGTGAAATCCAACCTCAGGAAGGAGGGTAATGCTGACGCCCTCTCTCGCCACCAGATTCTGACTCGCTCTGGTGAAGAGTCCTCGAGACAGGAGATCAAGGAGGACAATATCGGGAATCAGCTACTCCGCAAGATGGGCTGGAAGGGTGGCGGATTGGGCCGGGAAGGGGAGGGCATCTCTGAGCCCATCAAGGTCAAAGAGCAATTCTCCAGAGAGGGACTGGGTATGGACATGGACAAGTCTGGGAATCAGCTCACCAAACGGAACATCGAGGACATCATCCGTAACTATGCCAGTTCAGACCGCCAGGACGACCTGCGCTTCTCCACTGAGCTCAACAATGATGAACGCAAGCAGATCCACCAGATATCCCAGAAGTATGGCCTGCGCAGTAAGTCTTATGGCCAGGGCAGGCTGCGCTTCCTCATCGTCAGCCGCAAAGTGCACAAAGACCAGCTCATTGGCCAGCTCCTGCAGGAAGGGCAGGTGGGACGCTACGAGCTAGTGAAACCTCAGGCCTCACACTGACTGGATATGTCATAGCTCCAACAATACTTACCACAAAAAAAATCACACCTGATCTGAGAAAAGTTTCTGAATGTAAAATGTTTCAATCTTCTAGGCTTGTCTTTCGGAGAAACACTTGTAGTTTCTGCATTCCTTTTCATACAATTGCATATTTTCTGACATTGTATCAACGCTTCTTGTGTCATTCCACTATTTTGTCTTCTGTCAGCTTCAAATTTGCACTATGCTAGTCTTGAACTGCTTTGTGCCGTTACGGTTGATTAGTGTTGTATCTTTTGACAGAAATCCTCAATTTTTAGCAAATGTTTTTCATGGCTACAGAAATAGCCTTAACCAGCAGAATGCCTGCCATTTCACCTTCACAAAAGTCTCATTAGAAATGTATATACTGTTGGCATCACCTGAGGTGATGACAGGTGTAAACATCTGTAACTATGTGCTGACATTGAAACATCCCTGTCACAATACTTGTAATGTTCCCCCCCTCAGATAGTTGAGAAGATTTACAAATAAACTGCTTCCATGACTTGAATTTGATCTTTGTCACATGGTAAAAGTGCAAGCTGTGATCCCTTTGGAATGTCAGATGTATAAGCCTGTGTGAATACAGTTCACTCGTCTGCTTGTTTTCACAGCTGTAATAACACTAATTAATAAATTAAGTCTACTGTCTGGACTTCAATGTGAGTTGACTGGTGTTATTACAAAAATGTTTTCTTAATTAACTGCTATATCACAGTGACAATTTGAACCATACCCCTCCAATGTTTGCAGCAATATTGTGGAGGGACCTGAGACCAGCTGGAAACTTAGTAAATCATGTCACTCCATCCCTCAAGAAAAGCACATTGAATGTATCATTTTTATTTACAAGACAATGTACAGTTTGAATGGTGTTAAGGACACTGCAACATTCCCATGTGGTATTCGTAATTACGTAATGATACAAATAAATGGAACTCCAAGTAATTTGGGCATCTAAACCATTACATTTGAGTATTAAGTACAGacaacctttgccttgataaaTTGAGTTCTGTGCATGAGAAAACGTTTACCACAAATTCTCAGAGCAGGCAATTTGTCAATCATCCTCATAAATATGCTTTTGCACTAGTGTTACAGGACTTGCATTTAAAAGTGCACCAAGTATGTGCCTTTCCGAAACACTTGAGTCCTGTTGGAGATATCATTCAAAGAGCCATTCAATTCATAAAACAAAGCCCCAACAAGAACATGGTTTGTGCATATAAAAAGGTAGGGTTTTAAAATTGACATTGGTTGAAAAAAAGTCCATGACAGGTGTTCATCAAATTGTTTCTTAGTTGGAATACTATCATGCTATAGCTCCAAAAAGGAAACCGTGTGAAAGCTAGAAACAAAAGTCAAACCACAGCGAAAACCTTCAAACTTCTAGACATACACAATTATCTGAATCAATACAGCAAAATCACACAAGCCAAAGACTTAAAACACTAAAATGACAAG
This genomic stretch from Oncorhynchus tshawytscha isolate Ot180627B linkage group LG21, Otsh_v2.0, whole genome shotgun sequence harbors:
- the LOC112244911 gene encoding NF-kappa-B-repressing factor, with protein sequence MAERVDIGEMPSFDLVPSAEAKKRPNSSDGREEPMRKMPVSKFGSRPRFEPVHFVSGGSSGRSGNDEKENDKERRRSEVNSVRQWDSDSDRPSYGSNRAPDSSAARPAFDRVSSYGSSDSWRDRERDRDIPSGSTSGLGHGSQGSASNYMTKMQQDYSARYEFHSTRHPDTYAQAPRFDGYGGGSRSGGWGDSGRQGLGFRQQDRPTSSRPFSRVYSSPGRSSPSSVSGSSSQPIPISQAVLDEKQRLINSVASAIAVTLRDPAFMCGAESPNYNFMLSRSIQACKTNPEYVYVNLKDIPPADLPKNRKVPTDGYACELRCQCVYLATGYSGSKNGARDRASEQAMKLFFKLVEVRVVQRKFKHFLVNDIVVCQTHCPTPAFLPALRNPEDKPTPSSKGQYEPDKRKHWTDFVVVDNAHDAICILNNSAAFNRMKIDYKFDVVPNSSAWQCSVYLQDALVAQARGSKKTSKHTAAEEAVRKLRMNQAARQQQQQPQQFSRGNHHSDPSGGRFGNQGGRKKHLSELVILENSDNAICIINDTAQFNKVSADYKFTVLPDHRWRCEVFLEGQYVAAGIGPKKTVKHIAAEEALATLRQTQAVVKSNLRKEGNADALSRHQILTRSGEESSRQEIKEDNIGNQLLRKMGWKGGGLGREGEGISEPIKVKEQFSREGLGMDMDKSGNQLTKRNIEDIIRNYASSDRQDDLRFSTELNNDERKQIHQISQKYGLRSKSYGQGRLRFLIVSRKVHKDQLIGQLLQEGQVGRYELVKPQASH